CATGAGTCCACCCGGGTGTCAGGCCCTCCGGGACTCGTCTCTTCAGGGTCTCGCAACGAGCCTGCCCACGAGTCGGGCCCGGCAGTGCTCAGCGACATCCTGGATGAGTCACTTGCGGCCGACAGTGGAGGCCGCCACACCGAGCGCCCTGTCCAGCTGCGGGTCCTTCCCGGCCGCGTACGGCAGGGCGTCCGGCACCTCGACGTCCACGGGGACGCCCCTGCCTTCGAGGCGCACGCCATCCACCTCCACGTCGGACACGGCGAGGTAGAGCAGGTCGCCATTGGAGAGGCGCAAGGGCGTGCCCGCGAGCACGGCGCCGGCGGTGCGCTGGCCCACGAGCGTGGCGCGTCCGTGCTTCTTCAGGGCCTGGGCGACCATCTCCTTGCCGCTGCGGGAGTTGCCGTTGACGAGCAGCACCACGGGCTTGCGCCAGGTGGTGGCGCGGGTGCCGCGCTGGCCCTGGCGGTCGATGCTGGTGAAGAAGGGGACCAGCGGGTTGAAGAGGTGGAGGAAGTCGGTGTTGCAGCCGCCCCAGCCGTCGCGGAAGTCGATGACGAGGGCGTCGGCGGCCACGAAGGTATCCATGAGGGCTTCATGGAGGAGCTCCTGGTGCTCGGTGCCGGCGCACGAGTAGAGGTGCTGATAGGCGATGCGCCGGCCCGCGTGCTCGACGATGCGTGAGCTGGCACGCTGGACGTCGAGCCACTCGGCCTTGGGGTTCACCTTGCGAGGGGTGACGGTGAGGGTGATGGGCGCGGCCCCCCGGCTGCGCTCGACGGAGACGCGGGTGGGCCTGCCAGCGCGACCCTCGAAGGAGTCGAGCGGGCGGAAGGGCCTGCCCTCCACGGAGAGGACCCTGTCGCCCCGGAGCAGCCCGGCGCGGGAGGCGGGGCCGGCGGCGAAGACGTGGCGGACGAAGAAGCCCTCGGGAGTCTCGGCGAGGTCGGCGCCGATGCTGGTGTATTCGACGCGGGGGAGCTTGAGGAACTCCTGGAAGATGGCGGAGAGGGCGGTGTGGCCCACGGAGCCGCGAGGGTAGAGGACGGTGTGCGACGCGTTCAGCTCCGCGAGGGCGGCGTTGGTGCGGCGGGCAAAGTCCTGGGCATCCGTGGCGGCGGCGCCATGGCCCTGATGCTTCGCGGCCCAGGCCTCGCCCTTCTTCGCGTCGTAGAAGCGGGTGCGGACATGGCCCACCACCTCCTCGCCGGGCTTGAGGTACGGGGCCGGAGCAGCGGCATGGGCTCCGGTGGCGAGCAGTGCACAGGCCAGCACGACCACTGGGTGACAGGCATTCATCCTGGACCTCCCCCCTTCAAACTTCTTCATGGACACGGAGGCTGCTGCCCGTGAGCAGTCGAGGCTACCAGCGATGACCGACCCGAGCAGGGCCGGCAGCGGCTGGTTAAGGAAGAGGTCCCGTGTTGGACGTCCCCACCGCTCCGCTCCGCCTCGCCCTCGTGGCCGAGGACCCGCTCGCCCGGGGCGCGCTCTCCCGGGCGCTGAGCGACCAGGGAGGCGAGGTGCAGGTGGTGGCCACCGGCACCCAGGTGGAGCTGGAGTCCGCGGAGGGCGAGGCGCCGGACGTGGTGCTGTGGGACACGGGCCTACGGCTGCCGGACCCGGACACGCGGGTGGAGCTGCCGGACCTGGGGGCGCCGGTGCTCGCCCTGGTGGCGGACGAAGCCGCGGGCGAGGTGGCACTGATGGCGGGAGCACGGGGACTGCTCTTCCGGGACGTGGGCCCTGCCCCGCTGTCCGCCGCGCTGCATGCCGTGGCGCGGGGACTCTCGGTGTTCGAGCCCGCGCTGGCGGAGGTGCGCGCGGCGGCCCGGATTCCGACTGTCACGAGCCACGCCGCCGGCCCGGACTCCCTCACTCCCCGTGAGCGCGAGGTGCTGGCCCTGCTGGCGGAGGGCCTGTCGAACAAGGCCATCGCGGACCGGCTCACCATCAGCGAGCACACGGCCAAGTTCCACGTGAATGCGGTGCTCGCCAAGCTGGGCGTGCAGCGCCGCACCGAGGCCGTCGTCCGCGCCGCGAGGCTGGGCCTGGTCACCCTGTGAGCCACCGCCCCCCGATGCTAACCTCCCTCCGCGAATGGCCAATCAGGACTGGATGACGCGCCTGCTGTCCGGGCGCGCCTCGGCGGACAAGGGTCTCAACGTCCACCTCTCCGAGCGCGACGGCGGCAGCCTCCACGACAAGATGCGACAGGCGTACTGGTGGATCACCAACAACGCCGTCATCTGCCCCTACTACGACCTCGAGTTCGGCCAGCCCGCCTCCCTCAAGGCCCCGGGCGGTGACGAGGTCCACCTCCCCGACGACACCAGCTACAGCTCCTTCGTCCTCATCCCCCTGCTCACCCTCTTCACCTGCCGCCGCGCCCTGCTCGTCGGCGGCCCGGGCCGCGGCAAGACGACCTCCGCCGTCCTCATGGCCCTGCTGTCCGGCATGAGCCGCGACGAGGTCCACCGCGGCATCCAGCGCGGCCACCCCCAGCTGTCCATCTCCGACCTGCTCGGCGCCCCCCTGCCCGCCGACATGCTCAAGGCGGAGGACCTCTCCGCCGTGAAGGTCAGCTGGCGCAAGTGGATTGGCCAGCGCGTGAAAATCATCGACGAGTACAACCGCATCCCCACCAAGACGCAGTCCGCGCTCCTGTCCCTCATGGCCGAGGGCTACGCGGAGATGATGGACCAGTACGTCTACGCGGGCCGCTCGTCCTGGTTCCTGACGGCGAATGACGACCAGGGCGGCGGCACCTTCCAGGTCATCGAGGCCCTCAAGGACCGCATCGACGTCGTCGTGCGCGCCGTGCCCTTCAACTCGGGCTTCATGGACCAGCTCCTCCTGCGCCTGGAGGCCGACAAGTCTCCCGAGGAGCTCCTCCCGAAGGAAATCGTCTTCTCCCCCACCGAGCTGGAGCGCATCTACGCCGCCATCCTGGAGGTCGAGGTCCCCCGCGCGGTGCTGGAGCGCATCGCCTACTTCCTCGGGCAGCTCGACTTCTGCCGCATGGCCTCGCCGCGCTTCGAGTTCAAGCACAAGGACACGCTGAAGCTCGCCGGACAGACGGTGGCGGCGGTGTGCAACGAGCAGTGCCCGCTCGACAAGAAGATGCACCTGTGCACGCAGACGGAGAACGGCGTCAGCGTGCGCGCCTACCAGACCATCCTCCACTTCGCGAAGGCGCTGGCCTTCTTCCGCGGCCACACCGCCGTGGAGCTGGAGGACTTCCGGCAGATTGCCCCCTGGGTGCTGCACGAGAAGCTGGTGCCCAACACCCGCAGCGCCTTCTTCGAGGTGAAGGGCCACAAGGTGCTCCTCCAGGACCGGGTGGCCTGGATTCGCAACATGTTCGACATGGCCATGGCCCGCTTCGGCCTGCACGAGCCCATCCGCCGCAAGGTGTCCGCGCTGCGCACCGAGCTGGACAAGGGCCTGGCCGGCGTGGACCTGCGCACCACCGAGAAGCGCCTCGCCGCGGTGACGGTGATGATGAGCGACCTGCTCGCCAAGCAGGAGCTGTCCGGCCCCGTCTACGAGGACCTCATCCACCTCAAGTCCATGTACAGCCGCTACCGCAACTACGCGACGTGGCTGAAGGAGAACCCGGGCGGCAAGCCATGAGCGGCTTCGTGGACGAGCTGGAGGCCAATGCCCGCGGCCGCTTCGTGCGGTGGGACCCGGCCCTGTGGCGCGAGCTGCTCGCCGGCCCGGTGCCGAAGCTGGGCCAGGCGCTCACCGACGCGGGCACCCGCGCCGCCGAGGCCGAGGAGCTGGTGCGCGCCTACCTGAAGCTGGGCGCCGAGGCCATCGGCCTGGGCTACTTCTACCCGGCCAGCGCGGGCCGGCAGAACTTCTTCACCCTCGCCTGGGCGGACCTCGTGCCCCGCCTGCTCGCCGGAGTCCCCGCGCCCGAGCGCGCCGGCGTGCTCGCGCAGCTGTGGAACCTGGGGGAGAACCTCGAGTCCGCCCCGCCCTGGGTGCAGCGCATCTTCTGCCGCGTGGGCACGGACCTCACCTCGCTGGCCAACATCGCCTCCCTGCTGGAGGAGACCATCGCCTCGGCCACCGAGGCGCCGAAGGTGAAGCTGGCCAACCAGACGCAGCCCTACCTCGTCCACATGGCCAGCGAGGACAGCCGCTTCCTGCCCGGAGCCATGCACTTTCTGGCGCCCACCGTGCTGTGCGTCCATGACCGGCACCGCAAGGCCCTGAGCGGGCGCGAGGCGGCCACGCAGGGCCTCTGGCTGACGGAGGGCGCGCCCATCCGCCTGGGCGCCATGGGCTGCCGCGAGGCGCCGGAGCCCACCCACGAGCAGACGCCGTCGCTCACCTGGCTGACGTGGAACGACCCGCGCGTGGACGACTGGTTCGCCACCGTGGTCAACGACTGGCGGGCCGCGGGGACGCTGGAGACCTCGCAGTTCGTGGTGGTGCTCGTCCCGTCATGAGCCCGCCGCGCTTCACGCCCGAGACCGTCGCCGCGGCCTGGCGCGACGCGCTGGACCTGTGGGACGTGGCGGTGCAGCTCAGCCCGCCCGAGCCGCACGTGCCCTTCAAGCGCGACGACGACCACGGGTACGAGCCGCTGGCGTACATCGACCTGGTGAAGCGCCAGGTCGTCATCCACTTCGACCTGCTGCACGACATGGGCGCGGCGCAGAGCCTCACGGCGGTGCTGGCGCACGAAATCGGCCACCACGCGCGCTTCCCCCACACGCTCGGCTGGGACGCGGAGCTGCGGGTGCAGGAGCAGCGGCTCATCCCCGGGATGAAGCAGTCGCTCACCAACCTCTTCTATGACTTGCAGGTGAACGAGGTGGTGGGCCGCACGCACGCCGCGGAGCTGGCCGAGGTGTACCGCGGCTTCCAGCGCGTGCGGAACGAGCCGCCGACGCCGCTGTTCTTCTTCTACCTCGCCATCTACGAGGAGCTCTGGGGCCTCACCCCGGGAGACCTGGCCCCGCGCGCGCTGCACGCGCCGATGGAGGAGCGCTTCCCCGGCCTGCGCTCCGAGGCGCGCATGTTCGCGCAGACGTTCTACGCGCTGCCCACGCCGCGCCTCCAGTTCCTCTACTTCTGCGCCACCTTCATCCGCTACGTCGACAAGCCGGAGGAGGCGACGTACTGGATACCGCTGGGCGGGGACGTGTCGATGCCGGACGTGGACGACCTGGACGCGGCCGTCCGGGGCTCCGGCCAGTGGGACGACGCCATGGCCGAGGCCCGCGAGCGGGGCTGGCTGGACGGCACCTCCGGCACGGACACGCCGGACGCGCTGAAGACCATCCGCGACATCACCCACCACCTGCCCGGCGAGGGAGGCGGGAAGCTCCGGCGGGCGCTGGTGGGCCGGCACTACAAGCGGCTGGTGGAGCCGCACATCCTGAAGCTGCCCACCCCGCCCTCGCGCCCGGAGCCGTACCTGCGCACCCTCCCCGAGGCGTGGGAGTACGGAGACGACCCCGCCACCATCGACTGGACGCTGACGGTGCTGTCCCAGGGGCCGCTGGCGGCGGTGGCGCCGCTGCGCCGCGAGCTGGAGGCGGACCTGCCGCCGCCCTCGGAGCTGGGCGTGCCCTCGGTGGAGCTCTACCTGGACACCAGCGGCTCCATGCCTGGCCCCGAGGTGGGCTTCAACGCCATGACGCTGGCCGCGCAGGTGCTGTCCGCCTCGGCGCTTCGCAAGAAGGCCACGGTGAAGGGCATCGTGTACTCGGCGGGCAACCCCCTCGTCTCCCCGTGGATGTACGACGAGGAGACGGCGCGCGACTTCCTCCTCCACTACATCGGCGGGGGGACGGACTACCCCTTCGCGCTGCTGAAGACGCTGTCTCTCGAGCGGCCGGAAGCCATCCGCGTCATCATCTCCGACAGCGACTTCCTGGCGAACGTGTCCTCGGGCAACCACCTCGAGGTGCTGCTGGAGGCGACGCGGCGCTCGCGCGCGCTGGTGGCCTTCCTGGCGCTGCCGGACGACACGCAGGCGCGCAAGGTGCTGGCGCCCCTGCTGGCGGAACGGCGCTTCCGCCTGGTGGTGGTGACGTGGCTGTCGGACTTCGGGCCGGCGGCCGCCGCCCTCGCCCGGGCCCTGCTGGAGAACTGATGCTCTTCGACATCTCGACGCTTCGGAAGCAGCTCGCGGCCACCCCGCTCGTCTCGCCGTACCCGCATGCCGTGGCAGTGGCCATCATCGCCGACACCTTCCGGCTGGCGATGCTGCGGCCTCCCACGAAGAACGACTGGAAGGACCTAGAAGACAAGGGCCACCACGCGCTCTGGCGGGAGCAGGTGGGCGTGCTCGCGCACGTGCTGACGGCGTCGTCCCTGCGGGAATGGACGGCGACGGCGCTGAAGAAGGACGCGAAGGCGCACGCCCTCCTCCTGCGCTTCTTCCAGGCCATCGAGCCGCTGACGGCGCAGATGGTGCTCGCCAACGCCTTCCGGCAGGAGGAGTTCCTGCGCCGGTGGGTGGAGGCGGTGGGCGGGCAGGTGCTGAACGAGTCCGCCCGGGAGTCCGCCGCGCGGCTGGAGCAGCTCGACTACCGCAAGGCCCAGCAGGAGCTGAAGCGCGCGGAGCAGGCGCGCAAGCAGGAGGCCGAGCAGCGCGCGAAGAAGCTCCAGGAGGCCGCGCAGCGCGAGGCCGATGCGCGCGGGTGGCGCGAGTGACGGACGCCTTCCCAGTGGACCTGCGTGTCGCTCCGCGCGCGCACCTCCGCCGGGACACGTCCACGCAGCGCCCCCACCTCCCCTGGGCCGAGGCCATCGCCAGCGGCCTGTCCCACTTCGCCTCCCTCGCGGACGAAGCCACTGCCCGCGCGGCGCTCGATGCCCGCCTGGAGGGCCTGCGCGGCGCGCTGCTGGCCTCTCCTTATTATGTCCAACGGCTCCAGGAGGCCGGGCTGCACCCGGGAGACCTGCGCACGCTCGACGACCTGGCCCACTTCCCCGTGCTGGAGCGGACGGCGCTGGCGGCGCACTGGGACGCGGTGCCCACGCTGCCCGCCGACTCCGACGAGTGCGTGGTGGTGAAGAGCTCCGGCTCCACGGGCGACCCGGTGCGCGTCGTGCGCGACAGGCGGGACTGCCTGCACATGTGGGCGGTGCTCCGCTTCCTGGTGGCGCGCGCGGGCGCCGTGCTGCCGCCGCGCCCCCGGGTGGTGCTGCTGGACGCGCTGCCGGGCGGGCTGGAGTACTCGGTGCGGCTGCCCATCCTCTACGACGGGGCGCTGCACCGCATCTCCGTCCTGCGCGGGGATGCGCGCGAGCGGCTGTGCCGCGTGCGCCCCGCGGTGCTCTTCTCCGACCCGGAGGGGCTGCGCTGGCTGGCGGAGCAGCGCGACGTGCCTTTGCCCCGGCTGGTGCTCACCTCCGCGCAGCACCTGCCCGCGCAGCTGCGCGCGGCGCTGGCGCGGACGGTGCCGGCCCCCGTCCTCAACTACTACTCGACGACGGAGACGGGGCCGCTGGCGTGGGAGTGCCTGCGGGACGCGTCCTCGGGCCGCTTCCATGTCTTCGCCCCGGACGTGTGGCTGGAGCCGGGGCGGGACGAGGTGGTGGTGACGCGGCTGCGGCCTGGCGTGCTGCCGCTCCTGCGCTACCTGCCCGGAGACTCGGGCACGGTGCGGCGGGACGCGTGCGCGTGCGGCTTCCAGGGGTGGACGCTGGAGGGCTTCGGCGGGCGCGGTGCGTGCCACTTCCACACGCCGTCGGGCCGGGCGGTGGATGCGTGGGCGCTGGCGTGGGTCTTCAAGCACCATGCGCTGAGGGCCTTCCGGTTGACCCAGGTGGAGCCCTCCCGCTTCGAGCTGGAGCTGGCGGGCATGGCGGAAGCCGACCTGGACCCGCTGTGCGAGCGCCTGCGCGCGGCGCTGCGCAACCTGGGGTGGAGGGAGGTCGTCCTGCACGCACGCTCCGTGGCCGTCTCGGCACTCATCCAGGGCTCCAAGCCCCAGCCCTTCCGGGCCGGGCCGCCCCCCGGCTGAGCGCCCTCCGCCCGCCATTCAACACGCGGCGGAGTGAGACACGCTGCCCGCTCCCCTGGCGTGCTACGGCCAGGAAGCCGTCCCAGGGAACACCCGCCCCTTCCTCCAGGTCCACCCTTCGTCATGTCAGGCGCCCTTCCCTCTCACTCCTCTGCGTCCACGCCCGTAGCCCGGGGCGCCGTGTCCGGGGACCTCACCCCGCGGCTCCGGGCCTCGAGGACAGCCCGGTACGCGGTGGCGCTGGTGGGCGTCCTCCTGGCCCTGGCGCTCCAGACGGGCCTGTGGCCCTTCATGTCGGCCAGCCCGTTCCTGTTCTTCTTCGGCGCCGTCATGGTGGCCGGCTGGTGGGGCGGCTGGGGCCCGGCGCTCGTCGCCACGGCGCTCACGTTGGTGCTGGCGAGCTACTTCTTCCTGCCACCGCTCCACGGCTTCTCCCTCGATCCGGGCAGCATCATCGCCATGGCCGTGTTCAGCCTGCTGGCGCTGCTGATGACGAAGCTGAACGTGATGCTGCGGCGGGCGGAGGCGGAGCGCGCGGTGCTGCTGGAGCGGGAGCGCGAGGCCCGGAGGCAGGCGGAGGCGGAGCGCGCCCGGCTGCACGCCGTCTTCATGGAAGCGCCCGCGAACGTCGTCCTCCTGCGCGGGCCGGACCACGTCTACACCTTCTCCAATGCCCGCAACAACGCGCTGCTGGGCAACCGGCCCCAGGTCGGCAGACCGGCGCGGGAGGCGGTGGCGGAGACCGTGGACCAGGGGCTGTTCGACATCCTGGACCGCGTCTACGCGACGGGGGAGCCCTTCACCGGCCATGCGTTGCCGCTCCGGTTCGCCCAGCCTGACGGCTCGAAGCGGGAGACCTTCCTGAACCTCGTCTACCAGGCCACGCGGGACGCGTCGGGGCGGGTGGACGGCGTCGCGGGGTTCGGCTTCGACGTGACGGACCTGGTGCATGCGCGGCAGCGCGCGGAGGCCCTGGCCGCGGAGCTGCTGCAGGCCGAGGCCCGCGACAAGGTCCTCGCCGACTGGGGCGCCGCGCTGGCCTCCTCGCTCGACTACGCCACCACGCTGCGCGACATGGGCCGGCTGCTGGTGCCCGCGTTCGCGGACTGGTGCCTGGTGGACCTGGTGGAGCCGGACGGGACGTTCCGCCGGGTGGAGGTGGCCCACGCCGCCCCGGAGGACGCCGACCTGGCGCGCGAGGTGCTGCGCTTCCAGCTGCGTCCCGAGGGCAACCCCGACCATCCTCCCACCGCGGCCCTGCTCCGGGGCGAGGCCCTCCTCATCGAGGGCTTCACGCCCGAGCGCCTCGAGAAGAGCGCGCACAGCCCGGAGCATGCCCGGGTGATGCGGGCCTGTAACCCCGTGTCCTTCATCTCCGTCCCGCTGGTGGCGCGCGGGCACACCCGGGGGGTGCTCAGCTTCTTCACCTCGCGCTCCGGCCGGCAGTACACGCAGGCGGACCTGGCGCTCGGCAGGGAGCTGGCGCACCGGGCCGCGCTCGCCATGGACAATGCGCGCCTCTACCAGGAAGCCCGCGAGGCCATCCGCCTGCGCGACGAGTTCATGTCCATCGCCAGCCATGAGCTGAAGACGCCGCTCACCCCGCTGAGCCTGAAGCTGCAGGCCCTGGCGCGGGAGCTGTCGCGTCACTCCGACGCGGTGCCCCGGCGGGTGGTGGAGAGCTACGTGGAGGTCGGCACCCGCCAGGTGAAGAAGCTGTCGGAGCTGGTGGGCGACCTGCTGGACGTGTCGCGCATCGCCGCGGGGCGGCTGACGCTGGAGCTGGAGGATGTGGAGCTGGGCGGGCTCGTGCGCGAGGTGATGGCGCGGTACGAGCCGCATGCGGCCCGGGCGGGCTCCACGCTCCGGCTCGAGGGCGCGGACGGGCCCATCAATGGCCGGTGGGACCGGCTCCGGCTGGAGCAGGTGGTCACCAACCTGGTGGACAACGCGGTGAAGTACGGCAATGGCCGGCCCATCCACGTGAGCCTGGGGGCCCTCTCCAGCGGGGTGCGGCTGTCGGTGCGGGACGAGGGCATCGGCATCGACCCGGAGCACCTGCCGCGCCTGTTCGGCCGCTTCGAGCGGGCGGTGTCCGAGCGCCACTACGGCGGGCTGGGGCTGGGCCTCTACATCACCCGCACGCTGGTGGAGGCGCAGGGTGGCTGCGTCCGGGTGGAGAGCCAGCCGGGCCTGGGCTCCACCTTCACCGTGGAGCTGCCCACGCACCACCTCACGCCGTCCGCGTGACGCGCCTCGTCCCACGGAGCGGGTGTTCGGCCCCCTGACGTCCCTGCGGGCCGCCGAGCATGCCGTCCTCGACGGCGGCATGACGCTGACCATCTTCCACCCGCGTCGAGGTGAAAGCCCCGGGGCGTCATCACGAAGAGAGGCTGACGACAATGGACACACGGAAGCTGGGGAAGCAGGGCCTCACCGTCTCGGCGCTGGGGCTGGGCTGCATGGGAATGTCTGACTTCTACGCGGGCCGGGACGACGCGGAGTCGGAGGCCACGCTGCTGCACGCGCTGGCGCGGGGCATCACCTTCTTCGACACCGCGGACATGTACGGCTGGGGCGCCAACGAGGAGCTGGTGGGCCGGGTGCTGAAGCCGCACCGTGCGAAGGTGGTGCTGGCGACGAAGTTCGGCATCGTCCGGGACGCGAAGGACCCGACGAAGCGGGGCATCAACGGCCGGCCGGAGTACGTGAAGCAGGCGTGCGAGGCCAGCCTGCGCCGGCTGGGCGTGGACGTCATCGACCTGTACTACCAGCACCGCGTGGACCCGGGCACGCCCATCGAGGAGACGGTGGGGGCGATGGCGCGGCTGGTGGAGGAGGGCAAGGTGCGCTTCCTCGGCCTGTCGGAGGTGGACGCGGACGGGCTGCGGCGCGCGCACCGGACGCATCCCATCACCGCGGTACAGAGTGAGTACTCGCTGTGGAGCAGGGACCCGGAGGACAGCGTGCTGCCGGCGTGCCGCGAGCTGGGCATCGGCTTCGTGCCGTACAGCCCGCTGGGGCGCGGCTTCCTCACCGGGCAGATAAAGCGCTTCGAGGACCTGGCGGAGGACGACTACCGGCGCAGCTCTCCGCGCTTCCAGGGAGAGAACTTCCAGCGCAACCTGAAGCTGGTGGAGCACATCGAGCGGCTGGCGAAGGAGCTGAAGTGCACGCCCGCGCAGCTCGCCCTGGCCTGGGTGCTGTCGCGCGGGAGGGAGCTGGCGCCCATCCCCGGCACCAAGCGGCGCAAGTACCTGGATGAGAACCTGGGCGCGCTGGACGTGAAGCTCACGAAGGAGGTGCTGGAGACCATCGAGACCGTCGCGCCTCCAGGCGTCGCCGCCGGAGAGCGCTACCCGGCGTCGATGCAGTCCACGCTGCCGAAGGCGCCCGAGAAGCGCGCGCGCTGAAGCGGAGCCTCAGCCCCGCGCGGCGCGAGGCAGCTGCGCGTGGGGCAGCCATGCGCCGCTGGCGCCCAGGCAGTAGCGGCAGGTGGCCAGCGGCGTGTCCCGCTCCAGGTAGCCGAGCATCCGCTCCAGCAGGTCCGGCGCGTCCAGCGACACGCCGTCCACGGTGGCCAGCGCGGGCATCTGTGGGTAGGTGGCGCCGAGCACCGTGGCCACGTGTGGCGGACGCGTGCAGGCGTAGAAGTGGCCGGCGTGGACCAGGTGGCAGCGGACCTTGAGCCAGCAGCGCGCGTGCACGTCGCGCACGGCGGCGTCGGAGTCGTGTGGGGCGTCCGGGGTGAGCTGCTGGAAGGTGTCGGTGGGCTTCACCGTGAGGTGGACGCCGTGCTGCTCGCAGCGCTCGGTGATGCGGGCGATGGAGCGCTCGGGGAGCGGGGCGGAGGAGTAGACGGACAGGGTCATCCGGTCCAGCCGCTCGTAGACGGCGTCCGGGGCGCTCTGGGCGAGGAAGCCGTTGGTGGTGATGGAGACCTGCTCGGAGATGCCGGAGGCGCGCACGGCGTCCAGCACGGCGGGGAGGTCGGGGTGGAGGAAGGGCTCTCCACCGGTGAGCTTGAAGACGTTGGGGTGGAGGACCCGGGCCAGCCGGCGCAGGTCCTGTTCCAGTGCGGACGGCGTCACGGCCCAGGCCGGCAGGTGCGGCGACAGGGGGCAGCACTGCACGCAGCGCAGGTTGCAGTGGGTGGCGACGTGCGTCTCCAGGGACCAGGTGAGGATGCGGCCGTCGTGGACCTCGTAGCGCACGGCCGGGACTATAGCGGGGTTGCCCCGAGCCCCGGGCGCTTGTC
This DNA window, taken from Pyxidicoccus xibeiensis, encodes the following:
- a CDS encoding radical SAM protein; the protein is MRYEVHDGRILTWSLETHVATHCNLRCVQCCPLSPHLPAWAVTPSALEQDLRRLARVLHPNVFKLTGGEPFLHPDLPAVLDAVRASGISEQVSITTNGFLAQSAPDAVYERLDRMTLSVYSSAPLPERSIARITERCEQHGVHLTVKPTDTFQQLTPDAPHDSDAAVRDVHARCWLKVRCHLVHAGHFYACTRPPHVATVLGATYPQMPALATVDGVSLDAPDLLERMLGYLERDTPLATCRYCLGASGAWLPHAQLPRAARG